Proteins encoded by one window of Sorex araneus isolate mSorAra2 chromosome 3, mSorAra2.pri, whole genome shotgun sequence:
- the CPXM1 gene encoding probable carboxypeptidase X1 isoform X2 has protein sequence MWGLLLALAACAPLAGLGLGAPGTSVLDLAPPLPTEAGVAPPELSSPTQPPAESKNGTSKQHVRLRITKKKVIIKKRKKLTQLKSQVTAGPPVTATPDRPKQQDPGCPPLGLESLRVSDSQFEASSSQSFGLGPHRGRLNIQSGLEDGDFFDGAWCADEQDPEPWLQVDARRTARFSGIITQGRNSIWRYDWVTSFKVQFSNDSRTWWASKNISSGMDAVFPANSDPETPVLNVLPEPQQARFIRLLPQTWLQGGAACLRAEILACPVPDPNYPIPEVHTLGSPDQLHFKHHNYKAMRKLMKQVNEQCPNITRVYSIGKSYQGLKLYVMEMSDQPGEHELGEPEVRYVAGMHGNEALGRELLLLLMQYLCQEFLRGDPRVTRLLTETRIHLLPSMNPDGYETAFRRGSELVGWAEGRWTQQGIDLNHNFADLNTPLWEAEDDGLVPNTVPNHHLPLPAYYVLPNATVAPETRAVIKWMQRYPFVLSANLHGGELVVSYPFDMTRTPWEARELTPTADDTVFRWLSTVYAGTHRGMQDPNRRPCHSMNDFSYLHTNCFEVTVELSCDKFPHESELPLEWENNKDALLTYLEQVRMGIAGVVRDKDTELGIADAVIAVEGINHDVTTAWGGDYWRLLTPGDYVVTASAEGYHTATRSCHVTFEEGPVPCNFHLTKTPKQRLRELLAAGAKVPPDLRRRLERLRGRNSAS, from the exons ATGTGGGGTCTCCTGCTCGCCTTGGCCGCGTGTGCGCCTCTGGCCGGCCTGGGTCTGGGGGCGCCCGGTACCTCTGTGCTGGATCTGGCGCCGCCCCTCCCCACTGAGGCTGGGGTGGCCCCCCCGGAGCTGAGCAGCCCCACGCAGCCGCCTGCAGAGAGCAAGAACG GCACCTCAAAACAGCATGTCCGGCTTCGCATCACCAAGAAGAAGGTCattataaagaagagaaaaaaactcaCGCAGCTCAAATCCCAGGTGACTGCTGGGCCCCCAGTGACAGCGACCCCTGACCGCCCCAAGCAGCAAGACCCAG GCTGTCCCCCTTTGGGTCTGGAGTCCCTGAGAGTTTCCGATAGCCAGTTCGAGGCATCCAGCAGCCAGTCCTTCGGCCTTGGACCCCACCGAGGACGCCTTAACATCCAG TCAGGCCTGGAGGATGGGGACTTCTTCGACGGGGCCTGGTGTGCAGATGAGCAGGACCCCGAGCCGTGGCTGCAGGTGGATGCGAGGCGCACCGCCCGCTTCTCGGGCATCATCACTCAGGGCAGGAACTCCATCTGGAG gTACGACTGGGTCACCTCATTTAAGGTCCAGTTCAGCAATGACAGTCGGACCTGGTGGGCCAGTAAGAACATCAGCAGTGGGATGGATGCG GTATTTCCTGCCAATTCGGACCCCGAGACCCCGGTGCTGAATGTCCTGCCGGAGCCCCAACAGGCCCGCTTCATCCGCCTGCTCCCTCAGACCTGGCTGCAGGGGGGCGCAGCTTGCCTCCGGGCCGAGATCCTGGCCTGTCCCGTCCCAG ATCCCAACTACCCGATCCCCGAGGTCCACACCCTGGGGTCCCCAGACCAACTGCACTTCAAGCATCACAATTACAAGGCCATGAGGAAG cTGATGAAGCAGGTGAACGAGCAGTGCCCCAACATCACCCGGGTCTACAGCATTGGGAAGAGCTACCAGGGCCTGAAGCTGTATGTGATGGAGATGTCGGACCAGCCCGGGGAGCACGAGCTGG GAGAGCCGGAGGTGCGCTACGTGGCTGGCATGCATGGCAACGAGGCCTTGGGCCGGGAGCTCCTGCTGCTCCTCATGCAGTACCTGTGCCAGGAGTTCCTCCGAGGAGACCCGAGGGTGACCCGGCTGCTCACCGAGACGCGCATCCACCTGCTGCCGTCCATGAACCCCGACGGCTACGAGACGGCCTTCCGGCGG GGCTCGGAGCTGGTGGGCTGGGCCGAGGGGCGCTGGACCCAGCAGGGCATTGACCTCAACCACAACTTTGCTGACCTCAACACACCCCTGTGGGAAGCAGAGGACGATGGTCTGGTCCCCAACACCgtccccaaccaccacctgcCGCTCCCCGCTTACTACGTCCTGCCCAACGCCAct GTGGCCCCTGAGACTCGGGCCGTGATCAAGTGGATGCAGCGGTACCCTTTCGTGCTGAGCGCCAACCTCCACGGCGGGGAGCTCGTGGTGTCCTACCCCTTCGATATGACCCGCACCCCGTGGGAGGCCCGCGAGCTCACGCCCACCGCGGACGACACCGTGTTCCGCTGGCTCAGCACCGTCTACGCGGGCACCCACCGGGGGATGCAGGACCCCAACCGCCGGCCCTGCCACA GCATGAATGACTTCAGCTACCTGCACACCAACTGCTTTGAGGTCACCGTGGAGCTATCCTGTGACAAGTTCCCCCATGAGAGTGAGCTGCCACTGGAGTGGGAGAATAACAAAGACGCCCTCCTCACTTACCTGGAGCAG GTACGGATGGGCATTGCAGGCGTGGTGCGGGACAAGGACACGGAGCTGGGCATCGCTGATGCTGTCATTGCGGTGGAGGGGATTAACCACGATGTGACAACAG CCTGGGGCGGGGACTACTGGCGCCTGCTGACCCCGGGGGACTACGTGGTGACTGCCAGTGCCGAGGGCTACCACACAGCGACACGGAGCTGCCACGTCACCTTCGAAGAGGGTCCCGTTCCCTGCAATTTTCACCTCACCAAGACCCCTAAACAGAGACTGAGGGAGCTGCTGGCAGCTGGGGCCAAAGTGCCCCCTGATCTTCGGAGGCGCCTGGAGCGTCTGAGGGGGCGGAACAGTGCCAGCTGA
- the CPXM1 gene encoding probable carboxypeptidase X1 isoform X1 produces MWGLLLALAACAPLAGLGLGAPGTSVLDLAPPLPTEAGVAPPELSSPTQPPAESKNGTSKQHVRLRITKKKVIIKKRKKLTQLKSQVTAGPPVTATPDRPKQQDPGCPPLGLESLRVSDSQFEASSSQSFGLGPHRGRLNIQSGLEDGDFFDGAWCADEQDPEPWLQVDARRTARFSGIITQGRNSIWRYDWVTSFKVQFSNDSRTWWASKNISSGMDAVFPANSDPETPVLNVLPEPQQARFIRLLPQTWLQGGAACLRAEILACPVPDPNYPIPEVHTLGSPDQLHFKHHNYKAMRKLMKQVNEQCPNITRVYSIGKSYQGLKLYVMEMSDQPGEHELGEPEVRYVAGMHGNEALGRELLLLLMQYLCQEFLRGDPRVTRLLTETRIHLLPSMNPDGYETAFRRGSELVGWAEGRWTQQGIDLNHNFADLNTPLWEAEDDGLVPNTVPNHHLPLPAYYVLPNATVAPETRAVIKWMQRYPFVLSANLHGGELVVSYPFDMTRTPWEARELTPTADDTVFRWLSTVYAGTHRGMQDPNRRPCHSEDFSVHGNIINGADWHTVPGSMNDFSYLHTNCFEVTVELSCDKFPHESELPLEWENNKDALLTYLEQVRMGIAGVVRDKDTELGIADAVIAVEGINHDVTTAWGGDYWRLLTPGDYVVTASAEGYHTATRSCHVTFEEGPVPCNFHLTKTPKQRLRELLAAGAKVPPDLRRRLERLRGRNSAS; encoded by the exons ATGTGGGGTCTCCTGCTCGCCTTGGCCGCGTGTGCGCCTCTGGCCGGCCTGGGTCTGGGGGCGCCCGGTACCTCTGTGCTGGATCTGGCGCCGCCCCTCCCCACTGAGGCTGGGGTGGCCCCCCCGGAGCTGAGCAGCCCCACGCAGCCGCCTGCAGAGAGCAAGAACG GCACCTCAAAACAGCATGTCCGGCTTCGCATCACCAAGAAGAAGGTCattataaagaagagaaaaaaactcaCGCAGCTCAAATCCCAGGTGACTGCTGGGCCCCCAGTGACAGCGACCCCTGACCGCCCCAAGCAGCAAGACCCAG GCTGTCCCCCTTTGGGTCTGGAGTCCCTGAGAGTTTCCGATAGCCAGTTCGAGGCATCCAGCAGCCAGTCCTTCGGCCTTGGACCCCACCGAGGACGCCTTAACATCCAG TCAGGCCTGGAGGATGGGGACTTCTTCGACGGGGCCTGGTGTGCAGATGAGCAGGACCCCGAGCCGTGGCTGCAGGTGGATGCGAGGCGCACCGCCCGCTTCTCGGGCATCATCACTCAGGGCAGGAACTCCATCTGGAG gTACGACTGGGTCACCTCATTTAAGGTCCAGTTCAGCAATGACAGTCGGACCTGGTGGGCCAGTAAGAACATCAGCAGTGGGATGGATGCG GTATTTCCTGCCAATTCGGACCCCGAGACCCCGGTGCTGAATGTCCTGCCGGAGCCCCAACAGGCCCGCTTCATCCGCCTGCTCCCTCAGACCTGGCTGCAGGGGGGCGCAGCTTGCCTCCGGGCCGAGATCCTGGCCTGTCCCGTCCCAG ATCCCAACTACCCGATCCCCGAGGTCCACACCCTGGGGTCCCCAGACCAACTGCACTTCAAGCATCACAATTACAAGGCCATGAGGAAG cTGATGAAGCAGGTGAACGAGCAGTGCCCCAACATCACCCGGGTCTACAGCATTGGGAAGAGCTACCAGGGCCTGAAGCTGTATGTGATGGAGATGTCGGACCAGCCCGGGGAGCACGAGCTGG GAGAGCCGGAGGTGCGCTACGTGGCTGGCATGCATGGCAACGAGGCCTTGGGCCGGGAGCTCCTGCTGCTCCTCATGCAGTACCTGTGCCAGGAGTTCCTCCGAGGAGACCCGAGGGTGACCCGGCTGCTCACCGAGACGCGCATCCACCTGCTGCCGTCCATGAACCCCGACGGCTACGAGACGGCCTTCCGGCGG GGCTCGGAGCTGGTGGGCTGGGCCGAGGGGCGCTGGACCCAGCAGGGCATTGACCTCAACCACAACTTTGCTGACCTCAACACACCCCTGTGGGAAGCAGAGGACGATGGTCTGGTCCCCAACACCgtccccaaccaccacctgcCGCTCCCCGCTTACTACGTCCTGCCCAACGCCAct GTGGCCCCTGAGACTCGGGCCGTGATCAAGTGGATGCAGCGGTACCCTTTCGTGCTGAGCGCCAACCTCCACGGCGGGGAGCTCGTGGTGTCCTACCCCTTCGATATGACCCGCACCCCGTGGGAGGCCCGCGAGCTCACGCCCACCGCGGACGACACCGTGTTCCGCTGGCTCAGCACCGTCTACGCGGGCACCCACCGGGGGATGCAGGACCCCAACCGCCGGCCCTGCCACAGTGAGGACTTCTCCGTGCACGGCAACATCATCAACGGCGCCGACTGGCACACGGTGCCCGGGA GCATGAATGACTTCAGCTACCTGCACACCAACTGCTTTGAGGTCACCGTGGAGCTATCCTGTGACAAGTTCCCCCATGAGAGTGAGCTGCCACTGGAGTGGGAGAATAACAAAGACGCCCTCCTCACTTACCTGGAGCAG GTACGGATGGGCATTGCAGGCGTGGTGCGGGACAAGGACACGGAGCTGGGCATCGCTGATGCTGTCATTGCGGTGGAGGGGATTAACCACGATGTGACAACAG CCTGGGGCGGGGACTACTGGCGCCTGCTGACCCCGGGGGACTACGTGGTGACTGCCAGTGCCGAGGGCTACCACACAGCGACACGGAGCTGCCACGTCACCTTCGAAGAGGGTCCCGTTCCCTGCAATTTTCACCTCACCAAGACCCCTAAACAGAGACTGAGGGAGCTGCTGGCAGCTGGGGCCAAAGTGCCCCCTGATCTTCGGAGGCGCCTGGAGCGTCTGAGGGGGCGGAACAGTGCCAGCTGA
- the C3H20orf141 gene encoding uncharacterized protein C20orf141 homolog, protein MAQLSFFKPQALMHPLPGLLGGPGARQGSGSPGGALCLLPCGPGPSQLLDSVLGLGALSLTTWAILSTAGVALLLLLLLVSFLAFDLFHRPEGPARPLQPLVTGGQSQGAGEGPGQQQTLLLPTLAIPQHIRPQDALLLLLLGLGLLLGAQGMPLALLGLAFCLHPWA, encoded by the exons ATGGCCCAGCTCTCTTTCTTCAAGCCTCAAGCTCTCATGCACCCTCTCCCAGGCCTCCtcgggggccccggggccaggcagggctcCGGCAGTCCTGGGGGGGCCCTGTGCCTGCTCCCCTGCGGCCCCGGCCCGAGTCAGCTCCTGGACAGCGTCCTCGGGCTGGGAGCGCTGAGCCTGACCACGTGGGCCATCCTGTCCACCGCCGGCGTGgccttgctgctgctgcttcttctggTCAGCTTCCTGGCTTTTGACCTGTTCCACAG GCCGGAAGGTCCTGCCCGGCCTCTGCAGCCCCTTGTCACGGGGGGCCAGAGTCAGGGGGCCGGCGAGGGCCCGGGACAGCAGCAGACGCTCCTCCTGCCCACCCTGGCCATCCCCCAGCACATCCGCCCCCAGGACgcgctgctcctgctgctgctggggctcgGGCTGCTCCTGGGGGCCCAGGGCATGCCGCTGGCCCTGCTCGGCCTGGCCTTCTGTCTCCACCCCTGGGCCTGA
- the TMEM239 gene encoding transmembrane protein 239, protein MSKSGARSSRAAPAAGLPLSPGAPASMQPARVETDAIGAGGSGEGPQQAVPWSIWVTWQDWVRWCCCHVPRSWTQWWSTSGWRQPLQRVLLGLEGVLYLLLALMLCHALFTTGSHLLSSLWPVVAALWRHLLPAILLLALSALPALLFAASFLLLFSTLLSLVGLLTSMSHQGHILELDQ, encoded by the exons ATGAGCAAGAGTGGGGCTCG AAGCTCCCGGGCAGCTCCTGCAGCcggcctgcccctctccccaggtGCACCCGCCTCGATGCAGCCGGCTCGCGTGGAGACAGACGCCATCGGGGCCGGCGGGTCCGGCGAGGGGCCGCAGCAGGCCGTGCCCTGGTCCATCTGGGTCACGTGGCAGGACTGGGTTCGCTGGTGCTGCTGCCACGTGCCCCGGAGCTGGACCCAGTGGTGGAGCACTTCGGGCTGGCGGCAGCCGCTGCAACgcgtgctgctggggctggagggggtccTCTACCTGCTGCTGGCACTCATGCTGTGCCACGCGCTCTTCACCACCGGCTCCCACCTGCTGAGCTCCCTGTGGCCCGTGGTGGCCGCCCTGTGGCGCCACCTGCTGCCGGCTATCCTGCTGCTGGCGCTCAGCGCCCTTCCGGCCCTGCTCTTTGCCGCCTCCTTCCTGCTGCTGTTTTCCACCCTGCTGAGCCTCGTGGGCCTCCTCACCTCCATGTCCCACCAGGGTCACATTCTGGAGCTGGACCAATAG